From one Streptomyces mobaraensis genomic stretch:
- a CDS encoding Nickel transporter NicT, with protein sequence MTLPTDASTGASTQAAAGPSAAFRWRREDTMRTAGLLAVIAALHVVAFGVLFLLVVPNDYHVGSKVYGVGLGVTAYTLGMRHAFDADHIAAIDNTTRKLMADGKRPVSVGFWFALGHSSVVVAMAALVAGGTHMASTLMDEDSSTHQTLGVVGTSVSGGFLYLIAALNLVALAGILRIFRAMREGRYDEAELEKQLDSRGFMNRILGRFTRSITRPGQMYPLGFLFGLGFDTATEVTLMVMAGSGAAAGLPWYAILCLPLLFAAGMSLFDTLDGTFMNFAYQWAFSNPVRKVYYNLTITGLSIAVAFLIGTIELVGVLHEKLDLDDAVTGWIAGLNLDNVGFVIVGLFVVVWAAALAYWRLAKVEQRWAARGATAPAAEG encoded by the coding sequence ATGACCCTGCCCACCGACGCGTCCACCGGTGCGTCCACCCAAGCCGCCGCCGGGCCGTCCGCCGCCTTCCGCTGGCGCCGCGAGGACACGATGCGGACCGCCGGCCTGCTCGCCGTCATAGCCGCCCTGCACGTCGTCGCCTTCGGCGTGCTCTTCCTGCTCGTCGTCCCCAACGACTACCACGTGGGATCCAAGGTGTACGGCGTCGGCCTCGGCGTCACCGCCTACACCCTCGGCATGCGGCACGCCTTCGACGCCGACCACATCGCCGCCATCGACAACACCACCCGCAAGCTGATGGCCGACGGCAAGCGCCCGGTCTCCGTCGGCTTCTGGTTCGCCCTCGGCCACTCCAGCGTGGTCGTCGCCATGGCCGCGCTGGTCGCCGGCGGCACGCACATGGCCAGCACGCTGATGGACGAGGACTCGTCCACCCACCAGACGCTCGGCGTCGTCGGCACGTCCGTCTCCGGCGGCTTCCTCTACCTCATCGCCGCCCTCAACCTCGTCGCCCTCGCCGGCATCCTGCGCATCTTCCGCGCCATGCGCGAGGGCCGCTACGACGAGGCCGAACTGGAGAAGCAGCTCGACTCGCGCGGCTTCATGAACCGCATCCTCGGCCGGTTCACCCGCTCCATCACCCGCCCCGGCCAGATGTACCCGCTGGGCTTCCTGTTCGGCCTGGGCTTCGACACCGCCACCGAGGTCACCCTGATGGTGATGGCCGGCAGCGGCGCCGCCGCCGGACTGCCCTGGTACGCGATCCTCTGCCTGCCGCTGCTGTTCGCCGCCGGCATGAGCCTCTTCGACACGCTCGACGGCACGTTCATGAACTTCGCCTACCAGTGGGCGTTCTCCAACCCGGTCCGCAAGGTCTACTACAACCTCACCATCACCGGCCTGTCGATCGCCGTCGCCTTCCTCATCGGCACCATCGAACTCGTCGGCGTGCTGCACGAGAAGCTGGACCTGGACGACGCGGTCACCGGCTGGATCGCCGGCCTCAACCTCGACAACGTCGGCTTCGTCAT
- a CDS encoding APC family permease has translation MAERAGERADGPDGRDGFVRRVGPFQATAINMSQMCGIGPFVTIPLMVAAFGGPQAVIGFLAGALLALADGLVWAELGASLPGAGGSYVYLRQAFQYRTGRLMPFLFVWTAMLYVPLAMASGVMGFVQYLGYLWPGMTPTQGDLTGLALIVVVVALLWGRVENMARITTVLWGVMIAAVVLVITAAFTHFSPDRAFTYPSHAFELTSNHFWIGFAAGLTIGIYDYGGYWTTAYMGAEIKDPGRTIPRSIIYSILGIMGIYLLLQIGTLGVVDWRDMLDADNVASSSVASAVLERTWGKGAADVVTVLVLITAVASVFTGLLGASRIPYNAAREKVFFRAFGTLHPRHRFPVLGLLSMGAIGCVGFLIGRHTDLATLIQLLTTVMVLVQALGQIAAVTVLRRRQPTLPRPYRMWLYPLPSLVALVGWLVIYGYADRNSPGRHPIEWSLAWFGAGCLAFLLWARVERVWPFGPREISEEYLPDAGEGTGGDAGEGAAPEPDAGAGPVEPTPA, from the coding sequence ATGGCGGAGAGAGCGGGAGAGCGGGCCGACGGGCCGGACGGCCGGGACGGATTCGTCCGCCGCGTCGGGCCGTTCCAGGCCACCGCCATCAACATGAGCCAGATGTGCGGGATCGGCCCGTTCGTCACCATCCCGCTGATGGTCGCGGCCTTCGGCGGCCCGCAGGCCGTCATCGGCTTCCTCGCGGGGGCGCTGCTCGCCCTCGCGGACGGCCTGGTGTGGGCCGAGCTCGGCGCGTCCCTGCCGGGCGCGGGCGGCAGTTACGTCTACCTCCGGCAGGCATTCCAGTACCGGACGGGCCGGCTGATGCCCTTCCTGTTCGTCTGGACGGCCATGCTCTACGTGCCGCTGGCGATGGCGAGCGGTGTGATGGGCTTCGTGCAGTACCTGGGATACCTCTGGCCGGGCATGACCCCGACCCAGGGGGACCTGACCGGGCTCGCGCTCATCGTCGTCGTCGTGGCGCTGCTGTGGGGGCGGGTGGAGAACATGGCCCGGATCACCACGGTGCTCTGGGGCGTGATGATCGCGGCCGTGGTGCTGGTGATCACCGCCGCGTTCACCCACTTCAGCCCGGACCGGGCGTTCACCTACCCCTCGCACGCCTTCGAGCTGACGAGCAATCACTTCTGGATCGGCTTCGCGGCGGGGCTGACCATCGGCATCTACGACTACGGCGGTTACTGGACGACCGCCTACATGGGCGCCGAGATCAAGGACCCCGGACGCACCATCCCGCGCTCCATCATCTACTCCATCCTCGGCATCATGGGCATCTACCTGCTGCTCCAGATCGGCACCCTGGGCGTCGTGGACTGGCGGGACATGCTCGACGCGGACAACGTCGCCTCGTCCTCCGTCGCCTCCGCCGTGCTGGAACGCACCTGGGGGAAGGGAGCCGCCGACGTCGTCACCGTGCTCGTCCTGATCACCGCGGTGGCGTCGGTCTTCACCGGCCTCCTGGGCGCCTCCCGCATCCCCTACAACGCGGCCCGGGAGAAGGTGTTCTTCCGCGCGTTCGGCACCCTGCACCCGCGCCACCGCTTCCCCGTCCTCGGTCTGCTGAGCATGGGGGCGATCGGCTGCGTCGGCTTCCTGATCGGCCGTCACACGGACCTGGCGACGCTGATCCAGCTGCTGACCACGGTGATGGTGCTCGTCCAGGCGCTGGGGCAGATCGCGGCCGTGACCGTCCTGCGCCGCCGCCAGCCGACGCTCCCGCGCCCGTACCGGATGTGGCTCTACCCGCTGCCGAGCCTGGTGGCGCTGGTCGGGTGGCTCGTCATCTACGGCTACGCGGACCGCAATTCGCCCGGGCGGCACCCCATCGAGTGGTCGCTCGCCTGGTTCGGCGCGGGCTGCTTGGCCTTCCTGCTGTGGGCGCGGGTGGAGCGGGTCTGGCCGTTCGGGCCGCGGGAGATCAGCGAGGAGTACCTGCCGGACGCGGGTGAGGGCACGGGTGGGGACGCGGGTGAGGGGGCCGCCCCCGAACCGGACGCCGGCGCCGGCCCGGTGGAGCCCACGCCCGCCTGA
- a CDS encoding YIP1 family protein: protein MPLTTTTSPRPPDSGRRKLLWHRLIFGLWYRPVEVLDEARDRSVWGAAMFLCLLCGALGTMAKDSFWAQWDVSPALALEAMAIGSGVVLLASVLLGLVTHAIARRLGGNGRPGPTASLFVLVFWTTDLPRLVLDSCLPSASIPVRATAAASAVFGCALATLLIRGQHHLPTRKAVAAVSIQMLAAVALLKFPPGSG, encoded by the coding sequence ATGCCCCTGACCACCACGACGTCCCCCCGCCCCCCGGACTCCGGACGGCGCAAGCTGCTCTGGCACCGGCTCATATTCGGGCTCTGGTACCGGCCCGTCGAAGTGCTCGACGAGGCCCGGGACCGGAGCGTCTGGGGCGCCGCCATGTTCCTCTGCCTGCTCTGCGGGGCGCTGGGGACCATGGCCAAGGACTCGTTCTGGGCCCAGTGGGACGTGAGCCCCGCGCTCGCCCTGGAGGCCATGGCCATCGGCTCGGGAGTGGTCCTGCTCGCCAGCGTGCTGCTCGGCCTGGTCACCCACGCCATCGCCCGCCGGCTCGGCGGCAACGGCCGGCCCGGGCCGACGGCGAGCCTGTTCGTCCTCGTCTTCTGGACCACCGACCTCCCCCGGCTGGTCCTGGACTCCTGCCTCCCGAGCGCCTCGATCCCCGTCCGCGCCACCGCCGCGGCCTCCGCCGTCTTCGGCTGCGCCCTGGCCACCCTCCTGATCCGCGGCCAGCACCACCTGCCGACCCGCAAGGCGGTGGCGGCGGTGAGCATCCAGATGCTGGCGGCGGTGGCCCTGCTGAAGTTCCCCCCGGGCAGCGGCTGA
- a CDS encoding cytochrome P450 family protein: protein MRRPIDVRPLIADPHGTLATLRETGPVHRVQGADGNPAWLVTRYEDVRRALADPRLSLDKRNATPGNYAGLSLPPALDANLLNMDPPDHTRVRRLVVKAFTPGRVEKLREPVRRLADGLLDAVEPAGSADLLAAYAGPLPIMVMCDLLGIPEERRLDFRAWTDALITPDPARPEAAREAVGSMIRFFAGLLAAKRAEPADDLLSDLIAVRDGSDRLSEDELTSLAFLLLFAGYENTVHLIANSVLALLDHPEELRTLRKNPDGLAAAVEELNRWDGPGPLAIRRFPLEDVEIGGVTVPAGETVLLSLASANRDPARFPDPDRLDLRRNTSGSLALGHGIHYCLGAALGRMETETALAALLERFEKLELAVPREELKWRPSIRARGLISLPVRWSATSRTRF from the coding sequence ATGCGACGACCCATCGACGTACGCCCCCTCATCGCCGACCCGCACGGCACCCTCGCCACCCTCCGGGAGACCGGCCCGGTCCACCGCGTCCAGGGCGCGGACGGCAACCCCGCCTGGCTGGTGACCCGTTACGAGGACGTCCGCCGGGCGCTCGCCGACCCGCGGCTCTCCCTCGACAAGCGCAACGCCACGCCCGGCAACTACGCCGGCCTCTCCCTGCCCCCGGCCCTCGACGCCAACCTGCTCAACATGGACCCCCCGGACCACACCCGCGTCCGCCGCCTGGTGGTCAAGGCGTTCACCCCCGGCCGGGTGGAGAAGCTGCGGGAGCCGGTGCGCCGCCTCGCCGACGGACTGCTCGACGCCGTCGAACCGGCGGGCTCCGCCGACCTGCTGGCCGCCTACGCCGGTCCGCTGCCCATCATGGTCATGTGCGACCTGCTGGGGATCCCGGAGGAGCGGCGGCTGGACTTCCGGGCCTGGACGGACGCCCTGATCACCCCCGACCCGGCCCGTCCGGAGGCGGCCCGCGAGGCGGTGGGAAGCATGATCCGCTTCTTCGCCGGCCTGCTCGCCGCCAAGCGCGCCGAGCCCGCGGACGATCTGCTGTCCGACCTGATCGCCGTCCGGGACGGCAGCGACCGCCTCTCCGAGGACGAACTGACCTCGCTCGCCTTCCTCCTGCTGTTCGCCGGCTACGAGAACACCGTCCACCTGATCGCCAACTCGGTGCTGGCCCTCCTGGACCACCCCGAGGAGCTCCGCACCCTGCGAAAGAATCCGGACGGACTCGCGGCGGCCGTGGAGGAGCTCAACCGCTGGGACGGCCCCGGCCCCCTGGCCATCCGCCGCTTCCCGCTGGAGGACGTCGAGATCGGCGGCGTCACCGTCCCGGCCGGCGAAACCGTGCTCCTCTCCCTGGCCTCCGCCAACCGCGACCCCGCCCGCTTCCCCGACCCCGACCGCCTTGACCTGCGGCGCAACACCTCCGGCTCACTGGCCCTGGGTCACGGCATCCACTACTGCCTGGGCGCCGCGCTCGGCCGCATGGAGACCGAGACCGCCCTGGCGGCCCTGCTCGAACGCTTCGAAAAACTGGAACTCGCCGTTCCGAGAGAGGAACTGAAGTGGCGTCCGTCCATTCGCGCGCGTGGCTTGATTTCGCTCCCCGTGCGCTGGTCGGCCACAAGCCGAACACGTTTTTGA
- a CDS encoding MAB_1171c family putative transporter, with protein sequence MFDALYLTFSAVTWVIVAYKARAWFRDRGNTDLGLTALMTAGVPVVFLFSAPSVYRAFDRLTGVANLAMVFLYSAVVLFASGATVLLLRWTSRGDAAAHTRAVARSRFAVAAVAAAWTAAIVCFAVGRPDAVEHPRDFSTAYADAPGVVAFLALYLAIFGTSLAGLGVLCPRYAATLGPSWLSRGLRTLAAGCWLGLLYCACKLAGFVLTWAGRDVYWLSNGVAPMSASVAALLVLLGFSLPAVGPRATAWRRLRRLHPLWEEVTAHVPEVTIGTSRWVSRWPLADLEWRANRQMAEIRDIQRGVRRHVEPAALEIAHRRADAAALDERRIAAVVEAAAFRRGLANQATGHVPVPHADSVVVTVSSDPAAEHEHLALVADVFHDQLVDAVLKELRETSAERRPH encoded by the coding sequence GTGTTTGACGCCCTCTACCTCACCTTCTCCGCCGTCACCTGGGTCATCGTCGCCTACAAGGCCCGCGCCTGGTTCCGCGACCGCGGCAACACCGACCTGGGCCTGACCGCGCTGATGACCGCCGGCGTGCCCGTCGTCTTCCTGTTCTCCGCGCCGAGCGTCTACCGCGCCTTCGACAGGCTCACCGGCGTCGCCAACCTGGCGATGGTCTTCCTCTACTCGGCCGTCGTGCTGTTCGCCTCCGGCGCCACCGTGCTGCTGCTCCGCTGGACCAGCCGCGGCGACGCCGCCGCGCACACCCGCGCGGTCGCGCGGTCCCGGTTCGCGGTGGCCGCCGTGGCGGCGGCCTGGACGGCGGCGATCGTCTGCTTCGCCGTCGGCCGCCCGGACGCCGTCGAGCACCCCCGCGACTTCAGCACCGCCTACGCCGACGCCCCCGGCGTGGTCGCCTTCCTGGCGCTGTACCTGGCCATCTTCGGCACCAGCCTCGCCGGGCTCGGCGTCCTGTGCCCCCGCTACGCCGCCACCCTCGGCCCGTCCTGGCTCTCCAGGGGGCTGCGCACGCTCGCCGCGGGCTGCTGGCTGGGGCTGCTCTACTGCGCCTGCAAACTCGCCGGGTTCGTCCTCACCTGGGCCGGCCGCGACGTGTACTGGCTGTCCAACGGCGTGGCCCCGATGAGCGCGTCGGTGGCGGCCCTGCTCGTCCTGCTCGGCTTCTCGCTGCCCGCCGTCGGCCCCCGCGCCACCGCCTGGCGCCGGCTGCGCCGCCTCCACCCGCTCTGGGAAGAGGTCACCGCGCACGTCCCCGAGGTGACCATCGGCACCTCCCGCTGGGTCTCCCGCTGGCCGCTGGCCGACCTGGAGTGGCGGGCCAACCGGCAGATGGCCGAGATCCGCGACATCCAGCGCGGCGTCCGCCGCCATGTCGAGCCCGCCGCCCTGGAGATCGCCCACCGCAGGGCGGACGCCGCCGCGCTGGACGAGCGCCGGATCGCCGCCGTGGTGGAGGCCGCGGCCTTCCGCCGGGGCCTGGCCAACCAGGCGACCGGCCACGTCCCGGTCCCGCACGCCGACAGCGTGGTGGTGACCGTCAGTTCCGATCCGGCGGCCGAGCACGAGCACCTGGCGCTCGTCGCCGACGTCTTCCACGACCAGCTGGTCGACGCCGTGCTCAAGGAGTTACGGGAGACCAGTGCGGAGCGCCGTCCCCACTGA
- a CDS encoding helix-turn-helix domain-containing protein, with translation MAVRGDRATGDTGSPLAGRLNYLFANMHPPGAPYTNAHVAEEISRGTEEYGGVTLTEQYLSMLRNGKRANPSPDVLRALAKFFAVPVGYLMGDLSAPQTARVEEEVRFLVAMRDQRVRAIALRSVGLPPEVQDSLTTIISQFRQQMNLPSDPPAAGGEERP, from the coding sequence ATGGCGGTCAGGGGGGACAGAGCGACGGGAGACACGGGCAGCCCACTGGCGGGGCGGCTCAACTACCTGTTCGCCAACATGCACCCGCCGGGTGCGCCGTACACCAACGCCCATGTCGCGGAGGAGATCAGCCGCGGCACGGAGGAGTACGGCGGGGTCACGCTCACCGAGCAGTACCTGTCGATGCTGCGCAACGGCAAGCGCGCCAACCCCAGCCCGGACGTGCTGCGGGCGCTGGCGAAGTTCTTCGCCGTGCCGGTCGGCTACCTGATGGGCGACCTGTCCGCGCCGCAGACCGCCCGGGTGGAGGAGGAGGTCCGCTTCCTCGTCGCGATGCGGGACCAGCGGGTACGGGCCATCGCCCTGCGCTCGGTGGGCTTGCCGCCCGAGGTCCAGGACAGCCTGACCACCATCATCTCCCAGTTCCGGCAGCAGATGAACCTGCCGTCGGACCCGCCCGCGGCGGGGGGTGAGGAGCGCCCGTGA
- a CDS encoding trypsin-like peptidase domain-containing protein: MRRPLAATALAALLLGLTALSPGGRAAADPGQRALAAAADAYWTADRMASALPAEAARRAASAPPDARRAPVPPSHPFDGLPQVGTFFWTDGQGQGRFCGGTVVRSPYRNLVVSAAHCLRRPDPKRRLSFVPQYHDGLKPHGVFPVEAIYIDQRYYDLGTDGGARWDYTVVRLGDRADGIPVERVTGGFDLAFHPGYRHSDVRLIGYPGNSDAKYPKPLDCRSTTRRYTSTDPKAPGDFLEIACAGYVGGTSGGPFLIRGATGGYTLIGVIGGYHTGGDTPDISYSSYFTEDLLDLYVDAVHGEPPAG; this comes from the coding sequence ATGCGCAGACCCCTCGCCGCAACCGCTCTCGCAGCACTCCTCCTCGGCCTCACGGCCCTCTCCCCCGGCGGCCGCGCCGCCGCCGACCCCGGGCAGCGCGCCCTGGCCGCCGCGGCCGACGCCTACTGGACCGCCGACCGGATGGCCTCCGCCCTCCCCGCCGAGGCCGCGCGCCGCGCCGCGTCCGCCCCGCCCGACGCCCGCAGGGCGCCCGTCCCGCCGAGCCACCCCTTCGACGGACTGCCCCAGGTGGGCACCTTCTTCTGGACCGACGGCCAGGGCCAGGGCCGGTTCTGCGGCGGGACGGTGGTCCGCAGCCCGTACCGCAACCTGGTGGTGAGCGCGGCGCACTGCCTGCGCCGCCCGGACCCCAAGCGGCGGCTGTCGTTCGTGCCGCAGTACCACGACGGGCTCAAGCCGCACGGCGTCTTCCCGGTCGAGGCGATCTACATCGACCAGCGCTACTACGACCTCGGTACGGACGGCGGCGCCCGCTGGGACTACACCGTCGTCCGGCTCGGCGACCGCGCGGACGGCATCCCGGTCGAGCGCGTGACGGGCGGCTTCGACCTCGCCTTCCACCCCGGCTACCGGCACTCCGACGTCCGCCTGATCGGCTACCCGGGCAACAGCGACGCCAAGTACCCCAAGCCCCTCGACTGCCGCTCCACCACCCGCCGTTACACGAGCACGGACCCCAAGGCCCCCGGCGACTTCCTGGAGATCGCGTGTGCCGGGTACGTCGGCGGCACCTCGGGCGGTCCGTTCCTGATCCGCGGCGCGACGGGCGGGTACACGCTGATCGGCGTGATCGGCGGCTACCACACGGGCGGTGACACCCCGGACATCTCCTACAGCTCCTACTTCACCGAGGACCTGCTGGACCTGTACGTCGACGCGGTGCACGGCGAGCCGCCGGCGGGGTGA
- a CDS encoding VWA domain-containing protein has protein sequence MIITRRLAAGACALLAALAGGVVPAQAADGPSKDSPKVELVLDVSGSMRARDIDGQSRMAAAQQAFNEVIDATPEGVRLGIRTLGAHYPGDDKAIGCRDSKQEYRVGQVDRTEAKAAVATLRPTGWTPIGYALRGADQDLGEDGGTRRIVLITDGEDSCGQPDPCDVARELAAKGTHLTIDTLGLAHDDKTREQLTCIAEATGGTYTTVRHTKELSGRIKQLVRRSETPVDDTPKPTKGADACSAAPEIGAGVWTDRETFGEHRWYKVKVKPGQELRAAASVGADRPVDRDYGILVRAVGDGGQELVRGSDAGNGRTDVMSSGLRYPVSKGKKDSKDDADARTVCLEVSHSFSAPASVKRDPGLPVELAVDLVKSPDKPSDMAAFGLGRGWVLLAVLVVTGLVAGLLWGWLARWRVAIWRAN, from the coding sequence ATGATCATCACAAGACGGCTGGCGGCGGGCGCCTGCGCTCTGCTCGCCGCACTGGCCGGAGGTGTCGTGCCGGCGCAGGCCGCCGACGGGCCCTCCAAGGATTCCCCGAAGGTCGAGCTCGTACTCGACGTCAGCGGTTCGATGCGGGCCCGCGACATCGACGGCCAGTCCCGCATGGCCGCCGCCCAGCAGGCGTTCAACGAGGTCATCGACGCCACCCCGGAGGGCGTGCGGCTCGGCATCCGTACGCTCGGCGCCCACTACCCCGGGGACGACAAGGCGATCGGCTGCCGCGACAGCAAGCAGGAGTACCGCGTCGGCCAGGTCGACCGGACCGAGGCCAAGGCGGCCGTCGCCACCCTGCGCCCCACCGGCTGGACGCCCATCGGCTACGCCCTGCGCGGCGCCGACCAGGACCTCGGCGAGGACGGCGGCACCCGCCGCATCGTCCTCATCACCGACGGCGAGGACTCCTGCGGCCAGCCCGACCCGTGTGACGTGGCGCGCGAACTCGCCGCCAAGGGCACGCACCTGACCATCGACACGCTCGGCCTGGCGCACGACGACAAGACCCGCGAGCAGCTCACCTGCATCGCCGAGGCCACCGGCGGCACGTACACCACCGTGCGGCACACCAAGGAGCTGTCAGGCCGCATCAAGCAGCTCGTCCGCCGCTCCGAGACCCCCGTCGACGACACGCCCAAGCCCACGAAGGGCGCGGACGCCTGCTCCGCGGCGCCCGAGATCGGCGCCGGTGTGTGGACCGACCGCGAGACCTTCGGCGAGCACCGCTGGTACAAGGTCAAGGTCAAGCCCGGCCAGGAGCTGCGCGCCGCCGCGAGCGTCGGCGCCGACCGGCCCGTCGACCGCGACTACGGCATCCTCGTCAGAGCCGTCGGCGACGGCGGCCAGGAGCTCGTCCGCGGCTCCGACGCCGGCAACGGGCGCACCGACGTGATGTCCTCCGGCCTGCGCTACCCCGTGAGCAAGGGCAAGAAGGACTCCAAGGACGACGCCGACGCGCGCACGGTCTGCCTGGAGGTCTCGCACTCCTTCTCCGCGCCGGCCTCCGTCAAGCGCGACCCCGGCCTGCCCGTCGAGCTCGCCGTCGACCTGGTGAAGTCCCCGGACAAGCCGTCCGACATGGCCGCCTTCGGCCTCGGGCGGGGCTGGGTGCTGCTCGCCGTCCTCGTCGTCACCGGCCTGGTCGCCGGTCTGCTGTGGGGCTGGCTGGCCCGCTGGCGCGTCGCGATCTGGAGGGCCAACTGA